CACACACACGGGAGAACCCAATGGCAGTCAAGCTCGGAACCGTCGACTTCTACCAGGCCATGGCCGATGCGCTGAACAGCGATCCGGAGTGGGCCGACAAGGGCAAGAACCTCAACTACCGCATGGTCTACAACTACGAGGCCCCGATCGAGGGCTCGTTCCACGCGAAGTTCGAGAACGGCAAGGTCATCGAGGTCCGCGACGCGTCGCCGCAGGACGCCGAGGAGGCGGACTTCGTCATCTCCGGCTCGTCCGACACCTGGGCCGGCGTCTTCAAGAAGGAGATCAACCCGACGGTCGCCCTGACCCGGGGTCAGCTCCGCGTCCGCGGCAAGATGTCGCAGCTGCTGAAGAACATGTCGGCGTTCCAGTACGTGATCACCGCCATGACCCAGGTCGAGTTCGAGTAGGTCTGCAACCTTGACGACGCTCCAGCGCTTCGGGCTCGAGGGCCCTTCCCACAACCGGCACGACGAAGGCCACTGGGACGGCCTGCGAGCGGGTGAGCTCCGGATCCAGCGCTGCACCTCGTGTGCGCGCTGGATCTGGATCGCGCAGCCGCTGTGCCCGTCCTGCCACACCTTCGACCCGGGGTGGGAGGCCGTCGAGCCCGTGGGCGTCGTCTACGCCTGGACCCGCACGCACCGCGCGTTCCACCCGACCGCCGAGGTGCCGTACACGACGGTCCTGGTCGAACTGCCCCAGGCCGGCAACACCCGG
This is a stretch of genomic DNA from Sporichthya brevicatena. It encodes these proteins:
- a CDS encoding SCP2 sterol-binding domain-containing protein: MAVKLGTVDFYQAMADALNSDPEWADKGKNLNYRMVYNYEAPIEGSFHAKFENGKVIEVRDASPQDAEEADFVISGSSDTWAGVFKKEINPTVALTRGQLRVRGKMSQLLKNMSAFQYVITAMTQVEFE
- a CDS encoding Zn-ribbon domain-containing OB-fold protein, whose amino-acid sequence is MTTLQRFGLEGPSHNRHDEGHWDGLRAGELRIQRCTSCARWIWIAQPLCPSCHTFDPGWEAVEPVGVVYAWTRTHRAFHPTAEVPYTTVLVELPQAGNTRILGLYTGTEDPVIGSRVVGTFEPAPDEQSWPLIRWSAV